One window from the genome of Salvia miltiorrhiza cultivar Shanhuang (shh) chromosome 7, IMPLAD_Smil_shh, whole genome shotgun sequence encodes:
- the LOC130991431 gene encoding pentatricopeptide repeat-containing protein At3g22690, with translation MPFAAAIVSLPPPTPKIQILSDPFSPKSNPTTGHLKSCKNLQEIKQIHAQYTKHGLVGDASLLTKLIAKYSEMGSSESLEFAEKAFKMFKSSRKDRTSNITYLYNSLVRGNSLAGSYHEAISMYVDMLIDDLEPDNYTFPFVLSACAKNSSLSEARQIHGCVVKRGYRDDVFVSNSLVYCYGECGEIDSARKVFDEMSERNVVSWTSLICGFARRDRHREAVSLFFAMVGEGIEPNEVAFVSVVSACAELGDLDLGERVLNHVEECWELEFNGVMVNAVVDMYIKCGCVEKARRLFDECVDKDLVLYNTLMSNYVRLGKAGDALDVFRGMLDLGEKPDRITVVSVIASAAELTELSLGKQCHAYVLRNALWSWDSVGNSLIDMYGKCGELGLARRVFDRMSGNTTVVSWNSLLEGFARNGDVDSAVGVFDEMPERDVVSWNTMIRALVDEGSFLDAIELFRSMQREGMASDEVTMVSVVSACGYLGALDSAKWAYSYIKRRGFRSNTRLCTALVDMFARCGDPRSAMEVFWSMKERDVSAWTAAIGAMAMEGNGERALELFHEMVRQGIAPDQVAFSGVLTACSHAGLVEEGMLVFNSMKEYGVVPHVVHYGCVVDLLGRAGLLDEALEFIDTMPLEANAAIWGAFLGACRKHGNEKMASRAAKMMSECSSGGDQTGIHVLLSNIYASAGLWSDVARVRTRMKERGMRKTPGSSAIEVGGVVREFTSGDESACTASMLEEIDSRLRDAGYAPDLTNVLLDVDEQEKEFLLGRHSEKLAVAHGLVSSARGTPVRVVKNLRMCSDCHSFAKMVSKVYDREIVVRDNKRFHFFQQGLCSCRDYW, from the coding sequence ATGCCTTTCGCCGCCGCAATCGTCTCTCTTCCTCCGCCCACGCCAAAGATTCAAATCCTATCAGACCCCTTTTCGCCCAAATCAAATCCCACAACCGGGCATCTCAAATCTTGCAAAAATCTTCAAGAAATCAAACAAATTCATGCGCAATACACGAAGCATGGCCTCGTGGGCGACGCTTCTCTACTAACAAAACTCATCGCGAAATACTCAGAGATGGGCTCTTCTGAGAGCTTGGAGTTTGCAGAGAAAGCATTTAAGATGTTCAAGAGCAGCAGAAAGGATCGGACTAGTAACATAACTTACCTCTACAATTCATTGGTGAGAGGGAATTCATTAGCCGGATCTTATCACGAGGCGATTTCGATGTATGTGGATATGTTGATTGATGATTTGGAGCCCGATAACTATACGTTTCCGTTTGTTTTGAGCGCTTGTGCCAAAAACTCGAGCCTCTCCGAAGCAAGGCAGATTCATGGCTGCGTGGTGAAGAGGGGATATCGCGATGATGTCTTCGTCTCGAATTCTCTGGTGTATTGTTATGGCGAATGCGGCGAGATTGATAGTGCGAGGAAGGTGTTCGACGAAATGTCTGAGAGAAATGTCGTGTCGTGGACGAGTTTGATTTGTGGGTTCGCGAGGCGAGACCGGCATCGCGAGGCGGTCTCTCTCTTCTTTGCAATGGTGGGAGAGGGAATTGAGCCCAATGAGGTTGCATTCGTGAGCGTTGTTTCGGCCTGCGCCGAGTTGGGGGATTTGGATTTGGGGGAGAGAGTGTTGAACCATGTTGAAGAGTGTTGGGAGCTCGAGTTCAATGGTGTTATGGTGAATGCTGTTGttgatatgtatatcaaatGTGGATGTGTTGAGAAGGCGAGGCGGCTCTTTGATGAATGTGTTGATAAGGATTTGGTTCTCTACAACACGTTGATGTCGAATTATGTGAGGTTGGGGAAGGCGGGAGATGCGCTTGATGTGTTTCGGGGAATGCTTGATCTCGGGGAGAAGCCGGATAGGATCACCGTGGTGTCTGTGATCGCGTCCGCGGCTGAGCTCACGGAGCTCTCGTTGGGGAAGCAATGCCACGCGTATGTTCTGAGGAACGCGCTCTGGAGTTGGGATAGCGTTGGGAATTCGCTCATTGATATGTACGGCAAGTGTGGCGAGCTAGGGCTCGCGCGTAGGGTGTTTGATCGGATGTCGGGCAACACGACAGTCGTGTCGTGGAACTCTCTCCTCGAGGGTTTTGCTCGGAATGGTGATGTGGATTCGGCCGTTGGGGTGTTTGATGAGATGCCGGAGAGGGATGTCGTGTCGTGGAACACGATGATTAGAGCTTTGGTTGATGAGGGCTCGTTTCTTGACGCGATTGAGCTCTTTCGCTCGATGCAGAGGGAAGGGATGGCTTCGGATGAGGTGACGATGGTGAGTGTGGTGTCGGCCTGCGGTTATTTAGGAGCACTCGATTCTGCGAAATGGGCGTATAGCTACATTAAGAGACGCGGTTTTCGCTCCAACACGCGCCTCTGCACTGCTCTCGTCGACATGTTTGCTAGGTGCGGGGACCCTCGGAGTGCGATGGAGGTGTTCTGGTCGATGAAGGAGAGAGACGTCTCTGCCTGGACTGCAGCAATCGGAGCGATGGCAATGGAGGGGAACGGGGAACGAGCCCTCGAGCTTTTCCACGAGATGGTCCGGCAAGGGATTGCGCCGGATCAAGTAGCTTTCAGTGGAGTTCTTACAGCTTGTAGCCATGCCGGTTTGGTTGAGGAAGGAATGCTTGTCTTCAACAGCATGAAGGAATACGGGGTCGTGCCGCACGTCGTCCACTATGGGTGCGTCGTTGATCTACTCGGCCGCGCGGGTTTGCTAGACGAGGCGCTCGAGTTCATAGACACGATGCCCTTGGAGGCGAACGCCGCAATCTGGGGCGCGTTCTTGGGCGCTTGCCGGAAGCACGGGAACGAGAAGATGGCCAGCCGTGCCGCTAAGATGATGAGCGAATGTAGCAGCGGCGGTGATCAAACGGGGATCCACGTCCTCTTGTCGAACATATACGCGTCCGCCGGGTTATGGAGCGACGTTGCTCGAGTCCGGACGCGTATGAAGGAACGGGGCATGAGGAAAACCCCGGGTTCGAGCGCGATCGAGGTCGGCGGGGTCGTTCGCGAGTTCACTTCCGGCGACGAGAGCGCGTGCACGGCCTCGATGCTCGAAGAGATCGACTCGAGGCTCAGAGACGCAGGGTATGCTCCGGATCTAACGAACGTCTTGCTCGATGTCGACGAGCAAGAGAAGGAGTTCTTGCTCGGTCGACACAGCGAGAAGCTCGCCGTCGCCCACGGCCTCGTCTCCTCCGCCCGTGGAACACCGGTCAGAGTCGTCAAGAATCTCCGGATGTGTTCCGACTGCCATTCCTTCGCAAAAATGGTCTCCAAAGTGTATGATAGAGAGATAGTTGTTAGAGATAACAAGAGATTCCACTTTTTCCAGCAAGGCTTGTGTTCTTGCCGTGATTACTGGTAA
- the LOC130991433 gene encoding homocysteine S-methyltransferase 3-like, giving the protein MVLKPDDHPSSLMANFLRSCGGSAVIDGGLATELERHGADLNDPLWSAKCLLSSPHLIRRVHLDYLEAGANIIISSSYQATLQGFEAKGISRKEGEALLDKSVKIACEARDIYNERAPKGFWDASGDRVAQQRPILVAASVGSYGAYLADGSEYSGSYGDGVSLETLKDFHRRRVQVLAASGADLIAFETIPNKLEAKAYAELLEEEGVNVPAWFSFSCKDGANVVSGEAVEECASIADSCEQVIGVGINCTAPRFIHELIQSIQKATGKPILIYPNSGETYDANRKEWVQSSGVSDVDFVSYVKKWRDAGAALVGGCCRTTPNTIRAISKVLSNN; this is encoded by the exons ATGGTTCTAAAACCAGATGATCATCCTTCCTCTCTCATGGCAAACTTCCTCCGGAGCTGCGGCGGCTCCGCCGTCATCGACGGCGGCCTCGCGACGGAGCTGGAACGCCACGGCGCCGACCTCAACGATCCTCTTTGGAGTGCTAAGTGCCTCTTAAGCTCACCTCATCTGATTAGAAGG GTTCACCTGGATTACCTTGAAGCAGGAGCAAATATAATTATATCTTCATCTTATCAG GCTACTCTTCAAGGCTTTGAAGCTAAGGGAATTTCAAGAAAAGAGGGAGAAGCCTTGCTAGATAAAAGCGTTAAGATCGCGTGCGAGGCTCGGGATATCTACAACGAGAGAGCCCCAAAGGGCTTCTGGGATGCTTCGGGAGACAGAGTAGCACAGCAACGCCCGATTTTGGTTGCTGCATCGGTTGGAAGCTATGGCGCGTATCTCGCGGATGGCTCCGAGTATAG TGGGAGCTATGGAGATGGTGTGAGTTTGGAGACTCTGAAAGATTTTCATCGTCGAAGGGTTCAGGTTTTGGCTGCATCGGGGGCTGACCTGATCGCGTTCGAGACCATTCCAAATAAGCTCGAGGCTAAG GCGTACGCGGAGCTTCTAGAAGAAGAGGGCGTGAACGTTCCTGCGTGGTTCTCCTTCTCGTGCAAAGACGGGGCAAATGTGGTGAGCGGTGAGGCAGTCGAAGAATGCGCCTCCATTGCTGATTCTTGTGAACAAGTCATTGGAGTTGGAATCAATTGCACTGCACCAAGATTCATCCACGAGCTCATCCAATCGATACAAAAG GCGACGGGTAAACCTATTCTCATATATCCCAACAGTGGTGAGACTTATGATGCCAATAGAAAGGAGTGGGTG CAATCGAGCGGGGTTTCGGATGTGGATTTCGTGTCGTACGTGAAGAAATGGCGCGACGCTGGGGCTGCCCTAGTCGGGGGCTGCTGCAGAACTACACCGAATACCATTAGAGCTATTTCTAAGGTCCTCTCAAACAACTGA